From the genome of Aminivibrio pyruvatiphilus, one region includes:
- a CDS encoding sodium ion-translocating decarboxylase subunit beta, translated as SGGKINPMIGAAGVSAVPMAARVVQRVAQKESPGNFLLMHAMGPNVAGVIGTAVAAGVMLTLLS; from the coding sequence AGCGGCGGGAAGATCAACCCCATGATAGGTGCGGCGGGAGTGTCCGCGGTGCCCATGGCGGCTCGCGTAGTGCAGCGGGTGGCCCAGAAGGAGAGCCCCGGGAACTTCCTGCTCATGCACGCCATGGGCCCCAACGTGGCGGGCGTCATCGGCACCGCCGTGGCCGCCGGCGTCATGCTCACACTGCTGAGCTGA